ACCATGAACACATAAAGGGATATCCAAATCACTCATAGCTTCAAGTGTTTCTCTCATCTCCTCTATATCAAAAGAGCTAACTCCTCCTTCAGAATTTGTAGTGATCCCTGCAGGATAGAGCTTGATTGCAGTAATTTCATCCATAACCTCTTCTAAAAAGTCTCTTGTATAGTTTTGATAAAAAAGTGTCATATATGGTTCAAAAAAATCATTCGGTACGGAAGCCATAATACGTTCTTTATATGCACGAACACCTTCTAAGGTAGTTACTGGAGGTACAAGATTTGGCATAACAATAGCACCACTAAAACTGTATGCTGAAAGAGGAGCAATATTTTCAAGCATTACACCGTCACGAAGGTGTAAATGCATATCTAAAGGCATTAAAAGAGTATGTGTTTTCATAGGCTGTCCTTTGCTGTTTGTATAAGTTGATTTACTGCTGATTCATAAAGAGCAGCATCCTCTTTAGAAGTTGATTCAAAACGAGTAACAAGTACAGGTGTAGTATTTGATGCACGTACTAAACCCCAACCATTTTCAAAGTTGATGCGTACACCGTCAACATCAATAATATTTTTAATTTTTGGAAAAGATGCCGGAGGGTTTTGTAAAAGCTCTTTAACTTTGTCCATAATTTGAAATTTTTGTGCTTCTGTAGTTTCTACTTTTATCTCTTCTGTAGAAAACACTTGTGGAAGACGTGCAAGTTCAGCATCTAAATCAATGCCGTCTTGTACAAGTTCCAACATTCTAAAAGTTGCATAAATAGCATCGTCATAACCGAAATATCGATTTTTGAAAAAGACATGTCCGCTTACTTCACATGCAAGGTCAGCATTTACCTCTTTCATTTTTACTTTTAAGTTTGAGTGTCCTGTTTTATACATTACTGTTTTCCCGCCACGGCGTTCAAGTTCATCATACATTACTTGTGAACATTTCACTTCACCGACAACCGTCGGTTTATCCATCTTCATAGAATATAAAAGAGCCATCATGTCTCCTTTTATATTGTTTTTATGTGTAAGTACGGCTATTCTATCCGCATCACCGTCGTATGCAAAAGCAATATCACCCTCTTTTGCTAAAAGTTCTTTCACATCGTTTAAGTTTTTTTCAACCGAAGGATCAGGGTGATGATTTGGGAATGTTCCATCAGGATCAACATATAAGCCTGTTGTATTTAATTCCAGTTTTTCAAAGATTTCTGGAAGGACAATACCTGCAACTCCATTACCGCAATCGTAAACAATACGTTCTTTCATGCCTTTGAGATGTGCAAATTGTTCAACCATAAAGTCTATATATCTGCTTTTTGCATCTATCTCAGTCACTTGACGTTCAACTTCTGAAACACTCTGCATTGCTTCACATTCACGCCCGAGTGCATAAATATCTTCTCCGAAAAATGGTGCTTTATCGATAGTAATTTTAAACCCGTTATATTCACTTGGATTGTGTGAACCTGTAATCATTACAGAAGCTGAAGGAGTAATACCATTCCAATCTTGGTAGTTTGTAAAATAGTTCACCGGTGTTGGTACAAGCCCCATATTTAAAACTTTCTTTCCACCTGCATTGAGTCCACTTACAAGGTATTCAAAAAGGATTGGTGAATGACTTCTAGCATCATAACCAACTGCTACATATTCACCGCTAATTTTTGATGAAAGAGCATAACCTATTTTCGTTACACTCTCTTTATTTAATTCTTTCTCATAAATACCACGTATATCGTACTCTCTATATATGCTCACAATACTCTCCAAATACTCAAATAAATTAAAGATAATAATACTATGAAAAAGATTTTATCTTGATTAAAATCCCATTGATATGTGTTAAGAAAGCCTAAAAAAGATAAGAAAGTTTATTTGAGTTCAAAAATTAACTACATACTATAGATTTTTTAGATATAATCTTGTCCATAAGTGAAAGATGAGGGTATATCATCTTTAGTGTAATTTTCTCTTTGTGTGTTAACTTCTCTAAAGAATCTCCATTATTTTACAAAATTTCAAAAATAAGGCTGCTATATGGCACAACTGTTAAACGGATCGGTAAAATGGTTCAATGATGAAAAAGGTTATGGTTTTATCCAACAAGATAATGGAGACAAAGATTTATTTGTACACTTCCGTCAAGTAAACAATCCACAAGGTGGAAGAGTTTCTCTTCAAGAAGGACAAAAAGTTACTTTCGAAATCGGTGAGGGACAAAAAGGTCCTCAAGCTGAGAACGTAACACCACTATAATTCTTCATATATAGGCTTTATGCCTATATATCTTTTAAAACATTCCAAGACTCATTCGCAATTTCCAACTCTTCATCCGTATGAATAACAAAGCTTTCATATCGACCAATTAAGTCATTATCCAAAATTTTCTTTCTGATAATATCGGCATGTTCCCCTATACCACCGCTAAATACTATGGCATCAACTTTTCCTTCTAGCAGTACGAGATAAGAACCTATATACTTTTGAATTCTTCGTACCATCATATCAACTGCAAGTTTTGCACGAGGATCATCTCTGTTTAAAATATCTCGCAAGTCATTGTCACCGCAGATACCGAGAAGTCCTGACTTCTTGTTTAAGATCGTATCTACTTCATCAATACTGAGCCCAAGTGTCTTTTGCATATAAAGAACTATCTCCGCATCAATATCTCCACTGCGTGACCCCATAATCAAACCTTCTAATGGAGTGAACCCCATAGAGATATCAATACTTTTACCGTTTTTAATTGCACAGATACTCTCTCCATTACCTAAATGAAGTGTTATTATATTTATATCTTCTATATTTTTTTCCAAGAATTTTGCGGCTTCATTCAGAAGGTATTTATGGGATGTTCCATGAAATCCATAACGTCTTATATGATGTGTTTCATAAAGGTCGTATGGGAGTGCGTAAAGATATGCTTTTTTCTCCAAAGATGTATGAAATGCAGTATCAAATATTGCTACTTGAGGGATATGTGGCACAATTGTTTGCATCAGTTTAATCCCTTCCAAATTCGCAGGGTTATGCAATGGTGCCAAAGGGATTAGCTTCTTTATAGTTTGTACAACCTCATCATTAATCAGCACCCCTTCCGAAAATTTTTCACCTCCGTGCACAACCCTATGCCCTACTGCATCTATAGCATTAAAATTAAGATCTAAAAAATAAAATGCCTGACTATGAGCTTGAATAACTGAGTTTTTTTCTCCAATATGTTCTATATGCTTTACATATAAAACTTTACCGCTTGGTAACTCTATCACTTTTACTTTTAGAGATGAACTTCCCGCATTAACAATTAGTATATTCATTTTGTCCTGCCTGTATCGCTGTAATTGCGATTGTATTGACTATATCTGCTACTAAACAACCTCTACTCAAATCATTTACAGGCTTTTTCAGTCCCTGAATAATAGGTCCAATGGCGATTACCCCACTACTTCTTTGTACTGCTTTGTAAGTATTGTTTCCCGTATTTAAATCGGGGAATATAAAGATAGTTGCTTCGCCTGCAACTTTTGAATTAGGCAATTTTTTTTGTGCGACCTCTTTATTAATGGCAGCATCATATTGGATAGGTCCTTCAATAAGTAGTTCAGGTGCTTTTTGTTGTACAATCGTTGTCGCCGCTTTTACTTTTTCTACCTCGGTACCCCTGCCGCTTTCACCCGTTGAATACGAAAGCATTGCAATTTTCGGTTCTATGTCAAACAATTTTGCAGTTTGTGCCGAAGCTATGGCAATATCTGCAAGTGTTTCAGCATCCGGTTCTTGATTGATTGCACAATCTCCATATACTAATACTTTTGTGTCAAAACACATCAAAAATACCGAAGAGACTACTGAAATATTTTCAGGCGTTTTAATAATTTGAAGTGCCGGGCGCATAGTATCTGCCGTAGCGTGAACTGCACCGCTGACCATACCATCCGCATGTCCGCACTCAACCATCATTGTTGCAAAATAATTTTTATGCGTCATTGCATCTTCAGCAGCACCAAACGTTAACCCTTTTTCTTTCCTCATTTCATAAAATTTCTGAATAAAACCTGTCATTAATTCAGAATTCATATGATCTATAACAGTAGCTTTAGAAAGGTCAAGTCCAAGTCTTAAGTAATGCTCCTGAACCTCTTTTTCATTGCCCAGTAAAATAACCTCTGCAACATTACGGCGTAAAATAATCTCTGCCGCTCTTAAAATCCTTTCATCCTCACTCTCAGGCAAAACAATTCTTTTTTTATCTGCACTTGCCATTGCGAAGAGTTTATA
This sequence is a window from Sulfurimonas sp. C5. Protein-coding genes within it:
- a CDS encoding phosphomannomutase/phosphoglucomutase, with the translated sequence MSIYREYDIRGIYEKELNKESVTKIGYALSSKISGEYVAVGYDARSHSPILFEYLVSGLNAGGKKVLNMGLVPTPVNYFTNYQDWNGITPSASVMITGSHNPSEYNGFKITIDKAPFFGEDIYALGRECEAMQSVSEVERQVTEIDAKSRYIDFMVEQFAHLKGMKERIVYDCGNGVAGIVLPEIFEKLELNTTGLYVDPDGTFPNHHPDPSVEKNLNDVKELLAKEGDIAFAYDGDADRIAVLTHKNNIKGDMMALLYSMKMDKPTVVGEVKCSQVMYDELERRGGKTVMYKTGHSNLKVKMKEVNADLACEVSGHVFFKNRYFGYDDAIYATFRMLELVQDGIDLDAELARLPQVFSTEEIKVETTEAQKFQIMDKVKELLQNPPASFPKIKNIIDVDGVRINFENGWGLVRASNTTPVLVTRFESTSKEDAALYESAVNQLIQTAKDSL
- a CDS encoding cold shock domain-containing protein, which produces MAQLLNGSVKWFNDEKGYGFIQQDNGDKDLFVHFRQVNNPQGGRVSLQEGQKVTFEIGEGQKGPQAENVTPL
- a CDS encoding acetate kinase, whose translation is MNILIVNAGSSSLKVKVIELPSGKVLYVKHIEHIGEKNSVIQAHSQAFYFLDLNFNAIDAVGHRVVHGGEKFSEGVLINDEVVQTIKKLIPLAPLHNPANLEGIKLMQTIVPHIPQVAIFDTAFHTSLEKKAYLYALPYDLYETHHIRRYGFHGTSHKYLLNEAAKFLEKNIEDINIITLHLGNGESICAIKNGKSIDISMGFTPLEGLIMGSRSGDIDAEIVLYMQKTLGLSIDEVDTILNKKSGLLGICGDNDLRDILNRDDPRAKLAVDMMVRRIQKYIGSYLVLLEGKVDAIVFSGGIGEHADIIRKKILDNDLIGRYESFVIHTDEELEIANESWNVLKDI